One window of Methylococcus sp. EFPC2 genomic DNA carries:
- the prsT gene encoding XrtA/PEP-CTERM system TPR-repeat protein PrsT: MQKKLFRKYNSAAAIACFIGITITSCDKYLTDTEHLAKAKESLDAGDLRTGVIELKGALQKNPDNAEARRLLGEIDVTLGNGGDAEKELRRALELGVAKEAILVPLAEALQLENKHQQILDEITIPPTFSATDGAKLTAYRGDAWLALGKPQQASTEYHQALSIDANSAFAKLGLSRIALAENRIDDALKLATEAVESAPNEARAWSLQAELYRAKSDFPKAEDSYTKAIERRTLNQLDRANRAIVRVDLKKLDLAKEDIEILKKQAQNLFLTHFADGALAYAQNKFAEAQGAFEQSLKLNDKYAQTHYFLSLSHLMQNHLAQAEDEINRYLSIIPRSVNGYKLLATIKYRLNDPEGAKRTLQPVLAQFPDDIATLRLIGNIELAQGNETKGIEYLEKAVNLNPNTADSHIDLGMGLMRSGNQEKSSKEFEAAIQIDPQSPQPAILLALSQISAKEYAKAGETIQALKERLPKSPGPWNLEGLSHLGQGQQTHAEQAFKQALTLEPGNSMASDRLAQLALKDKRFDVARNYYQEALHAHPNDLDIQLRLAQLDSLEGKPSDMEAKLTQIVQDHPDVLPPRILLARHYLRFGQPRRSQTLLVEVRPRYPDSQDLLATLTEAQLEDNLATQALETAKALAKEAPQSAAAHLLLAAAYENNRDAKGMRTALMRSLTLDPKLFRSRIAMVRLLVQEQKNAEAEKQLTALVNDEPENADVLSLQGWYLTVLQNRPKDAITPYQKAFEKAPSTSAVTKLAQTQWLAGDRDRALATLEQWNKQHPNDAFIHYARSNLYTQLGKDKAAIEQLEQTIKIDPNYILALNDLAWLLRKSEPTKALEYAEEAVAKAPKSPRLMDTLAMVLIEKSQADRALSVIQEAAALAPSNPLIRYHLAIAQEKKGAKEDALNTLNDLLSRKDDFDERKEAEALLTKLKKR; this comes from the coding sequence AGGGAGCATTACAAAAAAATCCCGACAACGCTGAAGCACGGCGACTATTAGGAGAAATCGATGTAACGCTTGGTAATGGCGGGGATGCGGAAAAAGAACTGCGACGAGCACTGGAGCTGGGCGTAGCGAAGGAAGCGATTCTGGTCCCTTTAGCTGAAGCCCTCCAACTTGAAAACAAGCATCAACAAATACTGGATGAAATCACTATTCCTCCTACTTTTTCAGCAACCGACGGCGCAAAGCTTACGGCGTATCGTGGTGACGCGTGGCTGGCTCTCGGCAAACCGCAACAAGCCAGTACCGAATATCACCAGGCATTATCCATCGACGCTAATTCTGCGTTCGCTAAGCTTGGGTTGTCCCGTATAGCTCTAGCCGAGAATAGAATCGACGATGCTCTAAAATTGGCAACAGAAGCCGTGGAATCGGCACCCAACGAAGCCAGGGCATGGAGTTTACAGGCAGAATTGTATCGAGCGAAAAGTGATTTTCCAAAAGCAGAGGACAGTTATACAAAAGCCATCGAGAGGCGGACCTTAAATCAACTTGATCGTGCCAATCGCGCCATAGTCCGAGTTGACTTGAAGAAACTCGACTTAGCAAAGGAGGATATTGAAATACTAAAAAAACAAGCCCAAAATTTGTTTTTGACTCATTTTGCCGACGGCGCCCTGGCATATGCTCAAAATAAATTTGCGGAAGCTCAAGGGGCTTTCGAGCAGTCGCTCAAACTGAATGACAAATACGCACAAACACACTATTTCTTGAGCCTTTCTCATCTAATGCAAAACCATTTGGCACAAGCAGAGGATGAAATAAATAGATACCTGTCTATTATTCCACGATCGGTAAATGGCTATAAACTATTGGCAACGATCAAATATCGCCTAAATGACCCAGAAGGAGCAAAGAGAACCCTGCAACCGGTACTGGCACAATTTCCGGATGATATTGCAACCCTTAGGTTAATAGGCAATATCGAGCTGGCCCAGGGAAACGAAACGAAGGGAATCGAGTATTTGGAAAAAGCCGTCAATTTGAACCCGAATACTGCCGACTCCCATATCGACTTAGGGATGGGATTGATGCGTAGCGGTAATCAGGAAAAAAGCTCAAAGGAGTTCGAGGCGGCCATTCAAATTGATCCTCAGTCTCCCCAACCCGCTATTTTGCTGGCCTTATCTCAGATTAGCGCAAAAGAATACGCCAAGGCTGGGGAAACTATTCAGGCCCTCAAGGAACGTTTGCCGAAGAGCCCAGGCCCTTGGAACCTGGAGGGTTTATCGCATTTAGGCCAAGGTCAGCAGACACATGCCGAGCAAGCCTTTAAACAAGCATTGACCCTTGAACCGGGTAACTCCATGGCGTCGGACAGACTCGCGCAACTAGCTTTAAAAGATAAAAGATTCGATGTGGCCCGTAACTATTACCAAGAGGCGTTGCACGCGCACCCAAACGATCTCGATATTCAACTCAGGCTGGCCCAATTGGACAGCTTGGAAGGCAAGCCGTCGGATATGGAGGCCAAGTTAACGCAAATCGTGCAAGATCATCCGGATGTCTTGCCGCCTCGGATATTACTTGCCCGTCACTACTTGCGATTCGGGCAGCCTCGTCGCAGCCAAACCCTGCTGGTGGAAGTGCGCCCGAGATATCCGGATAGTCAGGATCTGTTGGCCACCCTGACCGAGGCGCAGCTGGAAGATAACCTCGCAACCCAAGCGCTGGAAACGGCTAAAGCATTGGCCAAAGAGGCGCCCCAGTCTGCTGCTGCACACCTGTTGCTGGCTGCTGCATATGAGAATAACCGTGATGCCAAAGGCATGCGAACAGCGCTGATGCGTTCATTAACTCTCGACCCCAAGCTTTTCCGGTCCCGGATAGCAATGGTCAGACTATTGGTTCAGGAGCAGAAAAACGCAGAAGCGGAAAAACAACTGACTGCCCTAGTCAACGATGAACCCGAAAATGCCGATGTGTTGAGTCTGCAAGGATGGTATCTCACTGTGCTACAAAATCGCCCCAAGGATGCGATCACCCCGTATCAAAAAGCGTTCGAGAAAGCGCCTAGTACCTCGGCGGTCACCAAACTCGCTCAAACACAATGGTTGGCTGGAGACCGGGATCGTGCTTTGGCAACCTTGGAACAATGGAACAAACAACATCCCAACGATGCATTCATTCACTATGCGCGGTCTAATTTGTATACACAGCTCGGCAAGGATAAAGCGGCCATTGAACAATTGGAGCAAACCATAAAGATCGATCCTAATTATATCCTCGCCCTGAACGACCTGGCTTGGCTCCTGAGGAAGTCGGAGCCAACCAAAGCCCTGGAGTATGCCGAAGAGGCCGTCGCCAAAGCACCGAAATCTCCGCGTCTGATGGATACCCTGGCCATGGTGTTGATTGAAAAATCGCAGGCCGATCGCGCCTTGAGCGTCATCCAGGAGGCCGCTGCGCTCGCACCGAGCAATCCCTTGATCCGCTATCACTTAGCAATCGCTCAGGAAAAGAAGGGCGCCAAGGAGGATGCGCTGAACACCTTGAACGATTTATTGAGCAGAAAGGACGACTTTGACGAGCGGAAAGAAGCGGAGGCACTGCTCACCAAGCTCAAAAAAAGGTAA
- a CDS encoding PEP-CTERM sorting domain-containing protein has protein sequence MNKKPLLLGTAFAMAMAVSVNASADRVIDLFSVTQAKFFDVTTNGVAESRTVNDPNPYPSPLNSIIGDNRDISVNLINSPDPANVNASASVTAGVYNFSQDTQAGAEAQIQWDGSNVGVEGADGGILNPTGLGGINLWDTGSLFSFDVIFADQGFTADVIVYTDATHFSRIRIDTVVPVSNQTFSLAFAAFENAAFVAANGGAGSAGLADLNNVGALQVILNPLGTGLSIDLTIDNITTVPEPATLSLLGMGLLGMGASARRRKLANA, from the coding sequence ATGAACAAGAAACCCCTTCTCCTGGGCACGGCCTTTGCTATGGCAATGGCTGTGTCTGTAAACGCAAGCGCGGACAGGGTCATCGATCTGTTTTCCGTCACTCAAGCCAAGTTCTTTGACGTCACCACAAATGGTGTGGCCGAAAGCCGTACGGTCAATGACCCGAATCCCTATCCGAGCCCCTTGAACTCGATCATTGGCGATAATCGTGACATCTCGGTAAACCTGATCAACTCTCCGGATCCGGCCAATGTTAACGCGAGCGCCAGCGTCACCGCCGGCGTATACAACTTCAGCCAGGATACGCAAGCCGGCGCCGAGGCCCAGATTCAGTGGGACGGCAGTAACGTTGGTGTTGAAGGCGCGGACGGCGGCATCTTGAACCCCACCGGTTTGGGCGGTATCAATCTGTGGGACACCGGCAGCCTGTTCAGCTTCGATGTGATTTTCGCCGATCAAGGCTTTACGGCTGACGTGATTGTATACACGGATGCGACTCACTTCTCGAGAATCAGGATCGATACGGTGGTCCCGGTCAGCAACCAGACCTTCTCTCTCGCCTTCGCGGCTTTCGAGAATGCCGCATTTGTTGCCGCCAACGGTGGGGCTGGCTCGGCTGGCTTGGCTGACCTGAACAACGTCGGCGCCCTGCAAGTCATACTGAACCCGCTGGGTACCGGCCTGTCCATCGACCTGACGATCGACAACATCACCACCGTCCCGGAACCCGCCACCCTGTCCCTGCTCGGCATGGGCCTGCTGGGCATGGGGGCTAGCGCTCGCAGAAGGAAGCTAGCCAACGCCTAA
- a CDS encoding glycosyltransferase family 4 protein, with amino-acid sequence MTKNLLDESMTDASQLGRQDKSSLSICMVADDFLPGKTGVGVHVQSIAKELIRRGHRISVITTRRGEQPAFEVWNGIRIYRVFSVCIYGMYQALPSVSQVHGILKENAVDIVHYHYLSLLLTQAYKAAKNLQVKHIYTYHMPVDIITQQFLTRPFRGLIFKLHVDYCNKFDLILVPSLGLIKQIRESGITTPVHFLSNPVMLGLPNESTVAPNKDKFVVLYVGRLSPEKNIPYLVKGFSLLQKIHGNCELWIIGEGDREGQLRKISEELGIAAQVKFLGFVQHDDLAQYYATADVFVLPSLVETQGIVAMEAMLFAKPVIVTNAIVGARELVDDGGNGFIVDPGNIEDLADKLIRLKEDPELRNAMGELGFRRSEHYGASRVVEALEQFYLGLF; translated from the coding sequence AAAGCTCACTGAGCATTTGCATGGTCGCCGATGATTTTTTGCCGGGCAAGACGGGTGTTGGTGTGCACGTGCAGTCTATCGCTAAGGAGTTGATTCGGCGGGGGCATAGGATAAGTGTAATCACGACACGCCGAGGGGAGCAGCCGGCTTTCGAGGTTTGGAACGGTATCAGGATTTACCGTGTATTTTCCGTATGCATATATGGAATGTATCAGGCATTACCCAGCGTGTCGCAAGTGCATGGCATCCTGAAGGAAAATGCGGTCGATATTGTTCATTATCATTATTTGAGCTTGCTTCTAACACAAGCTTACAAGGCGGCCAAAAACTTACAGGTCAAGCACATCTATACGTACCATATGCCGGTTGACATTATTACGCAGCAATTTCTGACTAGGCCTTTTCGCGGCTTGATTTTCAAATTGCATGTGGATTACTGTAACAAATTCGATCTAATTTTAGTGCCTTCGCTGGGCTTGATTAAGCAGATCAGGGAAAGTGGGATCACGACACCAGTTCACTTTCTTAGCAACCCCGTCATGCTCGGTCTTCCCAATGAATCGACCGTGGCGCCGAATAAGGACAAGTTTGTAGTGCTATATGTCGGCCGGTTGAGCCCAGAAAAGAACATTCCATATCTCGTGAAAGGCTTTTCTTTGTTGCAGAAAATACATGGAAATTGCGAGCTTTGGATTATCGGAGAAGGCGATAGAGAGGGGCAGTTGCGCAAGATTTCCGAAGAACTCGGCATTGCGGCGCAGGTAAAATTCTTGGGCTTCGTACAACATGATGACTTAGCACAGTATTATGCGACAGCGGATGTTTTTGTCTTGCCGTCGTTGGTGGAAACGCAAGGGATTGTGGCGATGGAGGCCATGCTTTTTGCCAAGCCAGTAATTGTAACGAATGCCATTGTAGGCGCGCGCGAGCTGGTAGATGACGGTGGCAACGGTTTTATAGTTGATCCAGGTAATATCGAAGATTTGGCGGATAAACTCATACGGCTCAAGGAAGATCCGGAGCTGCGTAATGCCATGGGTGAGCTTGGCTTTCGCAGGTCCGAGCATTATGGAGCTTCTAGGGTCGTCGAAGCGTTGGAGCAGTTTTATTTGGGGCTGTTTTAA